Proteins from one Aquila chrysaetos chrysaetos chromosome 5, bAquChr1.4, whole genome shotgun sequence genomic window:
- the KIF2B gene encoding LOW QUALITY PROTEIN: kinesin-like protein KIF2B (The sequence of the model RefSeq protein was modified relative to this genomic sequence to represent the inferred CDS: inserted 4 bases in 4 codons; deleted 1 base in 1 codon; substituted 4 bases at 4 genomic stop codons) — protein sequence MGPLQPGASSSPACPSQDPALVMELRESTSSITVERLKKGANKSKQVDLQLVFALNPHLAPRSMSMTSIEAPLSAKGDQSLPSEWLSQPIKVKKPSGDSRGPVAARSGSRGCRPRGTSPFGRQLERLREHWECWRLEMREQQAQQATASLHPGTDVMATIQKCHSHLDCEALRATTPCRPHRICMCVRKRSLNLREAKLNEFDVVTVLCHDLVMVHEAKQKPDLXQVFRFDHAFDDCATNALVYRHTAQPLVETXFQGSMATCFACGQAGSGKTHTTRGSFSTKNSEPSXISVLVAEDVFHRLQDPSCQKLELXVYGAAFEIYGSKAFDLLNWKKQLRVLEDGKQQIQVVGLWEEKVTSVEDVIKLIETVSKCCTSGKTSANTHSPWSHAVFQITLKKRRHLYGKFSSIDLAGNERGANISTADRQTRLEGADTNKSLLGLKECIQVLRHNRAHXPFRASKLTQVLRDSFIGENSXTCMIVTISPGMRSCEHILNTLRYASHVMELVVNLNSVGQPCQEVFRFPXLQLFGVQADKEVSPQLFTFSTGGETQKRKEVDEKMLLEKHWEALXRLKVFLEAAGEIDYNVDFYAAQFESVLGQKTGILTKIQEKVRLFRSALCKEERGSNQSCTKRSCMP from the exons ATGGGACCCCTGCAGCCAGGGGcaagctccagccctgcctgccccagccaggaCCCGGCACTGGTGATGGAGCTCCGTGAAAGCACTTCCAGCATCACTGTGGAGCGGCTCAAGAAGGGGGCCAACAAGAGTAAGCAGGTGGATCTCCAGCTCGTATTTGCCCTTAACCCTCACCTGGCGCCAAGGAGCATGTCCATGACCAGCATTGAGGCCCCACTATCAGCAAAAGGGGACCAGAGCCTGCCGAGTGAATGGCTGTCACAGCCCATCAAAGTCAAGAAGCCatctggggacagcaggggcCCCGTGGCTGCCCGGTCTggctccaggggctgcagacCCAGGGGGACATCACCATTTGGGCGGCAGTTAGAAAGGCTGCGAGAACACTGGGAATGCTGGCGGCTGGAGATGCGGGAGCAGCAAGCCCAGCAGGCCACTGCTTCACTCCACCCCGGGACAGATGTGATGGCCACGATCCAGAAGTGCCACAGCCACCTGGACTGCGAGGCATTGCGGGCCACCACGCCATGCCGGCCCCATCGCATCTGCATGTGTGTTCGGAAGCGGTCACTGAACCTACGGGAGGCTAAGCTCAACGAATTCGATGTAGTGACAGTCCTCTGCCATGACTTGGTGATGGTGCACGAAGCTAAGCAGAAGCCGGACC ACCAGGTCTTCCGCTTTGACCATGCTTTTGATGATTGTGCCACCAATGCGCTGGTGTACAGGCACACTGCCCAGCCCCTGGTGGAGA ATTTCCAGGGCAGTATGGCTACCTGCTTCGCCTGTGGCCAGGCAGGGAGCGGCAAGACGCACACCACGAGGGGAAGTTTCTCTACCAAGAACTCTGAGCcctcct AGATCTCTGTCCTGGTTGCCGAGGATgtcttccacaggctgcaggaccCCAGCTGCCAGAAACTGGAGCTTTGAGTCTATGGGGCCGCCTTTGAGATTTATGGGAGCAAAGCGTTTGACCTTCTGaactggaagaagcagctgagagTGCTGGAAGATGGTAAACAGCAGATCCAAGTGGTGGGCCTGTGGGAGGAAAAAGTTACCAGCGTGGAAGATGTCATCAAGCTAATTGAAACGGTTAGCAAGTGTTGCACGTCAGGCAAGACCTCTGCCAACACTCACTCCCCCTGGAGCCATGCCGTCTTCCAGATCACACTC AAGAAGAGACGGCATTTGTATGGCAAGTTTTCCTCGATTGATTTGGCTGGGAATGAGCGAGGAGCTAACATCTCCACTGCAGACAGGCAAACAAGGCTGGAGGGGGCTGATACTAATAAAAGCCTCTTGGGACTCAAAGAGTGTATCCAGGTATTGAGGCATAACAGAGCCC GCCCATTCAGGGCTAGCAAACTCACCCAGGTCCTGAGGGACTCGTTTATAGGGGAAAACT GTACCTGCATGATTGTCACTATCTCTCCAGGAATGAGATCCTGTGAGCACATCCTTAACACCCTACGGTATGCCAGCCATGTGATGGAGCTGGTGGTGAATTTAAATTCCGTTGGACAGCCCTGTCAGGAGGTGTTCAGGTTCCCAT AGTTACAGCTATTTGGGGTACAGGCAGACAAGGAAGTCTCCCCTCAGTTATTTACTTTCAGTACTGGGGGggaaacacagaagagaaaagaggtgGATGAGAAAATGCTTCTGGAGAAGCATTGGGAAGCTCTGTGACGGTTGAAAGTATTCTTAGAAGCGGCTGGGGAAATAGACTACAATGTAGATTTTTACGCTGCACAGTTTGAATCAGTTCTGGGTCAAAAAACTGGCATCCTGACCAAGATCCAAGAAAAAGTCAGATTATTCCGGTCAGCTCTTTGCAAGGAAGAACGGGGCAGCAACCAGAGCTGCACGAAGAGATCCTGTATGCCGTAA